A single window of Rubripirellula lacrimiformis DNA harbors:
- a CDS encoding calcium/sodium antiporter has product MVYLFLLLGLVILVAGAELLVRGAVTLAEVARISPLVIGLTVVAFGTSAPELAVSTVSSLKGDSQIALGNVVGSNLFNVLLILGLSALIVPLSVSSQLVRLDVPIMVAVSILAWMAALDGSIQRWEGIGLLLIFAGYTAWLIRAGRAESHGGSGPSAEPVKATLSVLLSNAGLLLAGLALLVWGAQLLVDSATTIARSLGISDIVIGLTIVAAGTSLPELATSIVAAAKGQRDIAVGNVVGSNIFNISMVLATASLVSQSGVPVATEILFFDISAMVMTALLCWPMFISGAIVSRSEGGIMLTLYVVYTAILIAASQQLPWVDNAKSAFVYIIFPLACATFTTVAWRTRRHPIQP; this is encoded by the coding sequence ATGGTCTACCTTTTCCTGTTGCTTGGCTTGGTGATTCTTGTTGCGGGTGCGGAGCTTTTGGTCCGAGGAGCGGTGACGCTTGCGGAGGTCGCCCGGATCTCGCCGTTGGTGATCGGGCTGACCGTGGTCGCCTTTGGAACCAGCGCCCCAGAGCTTGCGGTGTCGACGGTCTCTAGCCTTAAGGGCGACTCGCAGATTGCACTGGGCAACGTGGTCGGCAGCAACCTGTTCAACGTTCTGTTGATTCTGGGACTCTCTGCACTGATCGTGCCACTGTCGGTTTCATCCCAGTTGGTTCGTCTGGACGTGCCGATCATGGTTGCCGTTTCCATACTGGCTTGGATGGCCGCGTTGGACGGATCGATCCAGAGATGGGAGGGAATTGGGCTGCTGTTGATTTTCGCTGGTTACACCGCGTGGTTGATTCGTGCTGGCAGGGCAGAGTCGCACGGCGGGTCCGGCCCGTCGGCCGAGCCAGTGAAAGCAACGCTGAGTGTCCTGTTGTCCAACGCCGGACTGTTGTTGGCCGGACTAGCGCTATTGGTTTGGGGCGCCCAATTGCTGGTCGATTCGGCAACCACCATCGCTCGATCGTTGGGGATCAGCGACATTGTGATCGGGTTAACGATTGTCGCCGCGGGCACGTCGCTGCCCGAGTTGGCGACATCGATTGTCGCAGCGGCCAAAGGGCAGCGTGACATCGCCGTCGGCAACGTGGTCGGCAGCAACATCTTCAACATATCGATGGTCTTGGCGACCGCATCGTTAGTATCCCAGTCGGGCGTACCGGTAGCGACCGAGATCCTGTTTTTCGACATCAGTGCGATGGTGATGACGGCGCTACTCTGTTGGCCGATGTTCATCAGCGGCGCGATCGTGAGCCGCAGCGAGGGTGGGATCATGTTGACGCTATACGTCGTCTACACAGCGATCCTGATCGCCGCTTCCCAGCAACTCCCCTGGGTCGACAACGCAAAGAGCGCCTTTGTGTACATCATCTTCCCACTCGCCTGCGCTACCTTCACCACCGTGGCCTGGCGAACCCGCCGCCACCCCATCCAACCGTAG
- a CDS encoding IS4 family transposase, whose product MSNSGKDAASKQKQSMTQGEQLAKAIRWIANDQLFAKVRVHGNANWVPTHLMQVAILWVWSSQSLLVESTKDAIKSVESLFGTTGIHSYQTLITALQKYTEQILPPLVQRMHHLMEKTDQASFRIGIWLVLAVDGSRLDACRTLANEKRFCKPKNKRGSKKNKKNKKNKKNKKNKRGRHANKRKPVSKKKNYNPQPVGPQVWLTLLWHVGQRLPWAWKIGPSYSSERAHLLEMLNALDLPKNTLICGDAGFVGYDFWNAIDSHGHHFLTRVGSNCRFLKQLGRVRERDGIVYCWPKEKQQRKQPPLVLRLLRFHDGRGEVYLVTNELNLRKLSDSRAGEIYRKRWGIEVQFRSLKQTYGRSKLLGRTPDVVEHELTWSLVGLWMAQLLALREQIDRIEPAAQTSVAMVLRILQNILHCPNEIPARGESLRSLLAGALTDTYDRASKKKSRNYPRRKEEPRTGPPTIELATAEQQKLAKATLDLSNAA is encoded by the coding sequence ATGAGTAACAGTGGCAAGGATGCTGCTTCGAAACAGAAGCAATCAATGACTCAAGGTGAACAGCTGGCCAAAGCGATTCGCTGGATCGCCAACGACCAATTATTCGCAAAGGTTCGTGTTCACGGCAATGCTAATTGGGTGCCGACTCACTTGATGCAGGTCGCAATTCTATGGGTTTGGAGTAGTCAATCATTGCTCGTCGAATCCACCAAAGACGCGATCAAAAGTGTCGAGAGCTTATTCGGTACGACCGGGATTCATTCGTATCAAACGCTGATCACTGCACTGCAGAAGTACACCGAGCAAATCCTTCCGCCACTGGTCCAACGAATGCATCATTTGATGGAGAAGACAGATCAAGCAAGTTTTCGCATTGGGATTTGGTTGGTGTTGGCCGTCGACGGTTCCCGCTTGGATGCTTGCCGAACCCTGGCCAACGAGAAGCGGTTCTGCAAGCCAAAGAACAAAAGGGGATCGAAGAAGAACAAGAAGAACAAGAAGAACAAGAAGAACAAGAAGAACAAGCGTGGTCGACACGCCAACAAACGAAAACCGGTGAGCAAAAAGAAGAACTACAATCCGCAGCCCGTCGGTCCTCAAGTCTGGCTTACGCTACTGTGGCATGTCGGACAGCGATTGCCATGGGCATGGAAAATCGGACCGAGTTATTCCAGCGAACGAGCCCATCTGTTGGAAATGCTGAATGCTTTAGACCTACCGAAAAACACGCTCATCTGCGGTGATGCTGGTTTCGTCGGCTACGACTTTTGGAACGCGATCGACAGCCACGGCCATCACTTCCTGACGCGTGTCGGAAGCAATTGTCGCTTCCTGAAGCAACTTGGACGGGTTCGCGAACGTGATGGCATCGTGTACTGCTGGCCGAAAGAAAAACAGCAACGCAAGCAGCCGCCGTTGGTCCTTCGGCTACTTCGCTTTCACGACGGACGTGGCGAAGTCTATCTCGTCACCAACGAATTGAACTTACGCAAGTTAAGTGATTCGCGTGCTGGGGAAATTTATCGAAAACGCTGGGGAATCGAAGTGCAATTCCGATCCTTAAAGCAAACTTACGGTCGTTCGAAACTGCTCGGGCGAACGCCGGATGTCGTCGAGCACGAGTTAACCTGGTCGCTTGTCGGTCTTTGGATGGCGCAGTTACTTGCGCTTCGCGAACAAATCGATCGGATCGAACCGGCGGCTCAAACGAGCGTCGCGATGGTGTTACGAATATTGCAAAACATCCTGCACTGCCCCAACGAGATACCCGCGCGGGGCGAATCGCTTCGGAGTCTCTTGGCCGGTGCGTTGACGGATACATACGACCGCGCAAGTAAAAAGAAAAGTCGCAACTACCCACGCCGAAAAGAGGAACCCCGGACCGGCCCACCCACAATTGAACTCGCCACCGCAGAGCAACAGAAGCTTGCCAAAGCTACACTGGACCTCTCAAATGCAGCATGA